The genomic interval GGTAACGCTGTCGAAGTGCGCGAAGCGGTGCAGTTCCTGACCGGTGAATACCGTAACCCGCGCCTGTTCGACGTTACCATGGCGCTGTGCGTTGAGATGTTAATCTCCGGCAGGCTGGCCAAAGACGACGCAGAAGCGCGCGTGAAGCTTCAGGCGGTGCTGGATAATGGCAAAGCGGCGGACATCTTCGGCCGTATGGTCGCGGCGCAGAAAGGCCCGACCGATTTCGTCGAAAACTACGCGAAATACCTGCCAACCGCGACGCTCAGCAAAGCGGTGTATGCCGATAGCGAAGGGTTTGTCTCTGCAATGGACACCCGTGAGCTGGGTATGGCGGTGGTCTCGATGGGTGGCGGCCGCCGTCAGGCCTCCGACACCATTGATTACAGCGTCGGCTTTACCGATATGGCCCGTCTGGGCGACAGCGTTGACGGTCAACGTCCGCTGGCGGTGATCCACGCGAAAGACGAAGCCAGCTGGCAGGAAGCGGCAAAAGCGGTGAAAGCGGCTATTACGCTTGACGATAAAGCGCCGGAAACCACACCGACTGTCTATCGCCGTATCACCGAATAGCGGTATACTGATCTGATCAATCATTTTTAAGCACTACGTACGGAGAACAATTATGAAACGTGCATTTATTATGGTGCTGGACTCATTCGGCATCGGCGCAACCGAAGATGCAGAACGTTTTGGTGACGTGGGTTCCGATACCATGGGCCACATCGCGGAAGCCTGTGCAAAAGGCGAAGCGGACAACGGTCGTAAAGGCCCTCTTACTCTACCTAACCTGACCCGCCTCGGTCTGGTGAAAGCGCATGAAGGTTCTACCGGTAAAATCGCTGCCGGTATGGATGGCAACGCGGAAGTAGTGGGCGCCTACGCCTGGGCGCACGAGCTCTCCTCCGGTAAAGACACCCCTTCTGGCCACTGGGAAATCGCCGGTGTACCGGTGCTGTTCGACTGGGGTTATTTCTCCGATCACGAGAACAGCTTCCCGCAGGAGCTGCTCGATAAGCTGGTGAAGCGTGCCAACCTGCCGGGTTACCTCGGCAACTGTCACTCTTCCGGTACCGTGATTCTGGATGAACTTGGCGAAGAGCACATGAAAACCGGCAAGCCGATTTTCTACACCTCTGCTGACTCCGTGTTCCAGATTGCGTGCCATGAAGAGACGTTTGGCCTGGATAAACTCTACGAGCTGTGTGAAATCGCCCGTGAAGAGCTGACCGAAGGCGGCTATAACATTGGCCGCGTGATCGCACGTCCGTTTATCGGCGACAAAGCGGGTAACTTCCAGCGTACCGGTAACCGTCACGACCTGGCCGTTGAGCCACCGGCGCCAACCGTGCTGCAGAAGCTGGTTGAAGAGAAAGACGGCCACGTGGTTTCCGTGGGTAAAATCGCGGATATCTACGCCAACTGCGGCATCACCAAAAAAGTGAAAGCCACCGGTCTGGATGCGCTGTTCGATGCCACCATCAAAGAGATGAAAGAAGCGGGCGACAAGACCATCGTCTTCACCAACTTCGTGGACTTCGACTCCTCCTGGGGCCACCGTCGCGACGTAGCAGGCTATGCGGCCGGTCTGGAACTTTTCGACCGCCGTCTGCCGGAGCTAATGGAGCTGGTGGGAGAAGATGACATTCTGATCCTGACCGCGGACCACGGCTGTGACCCAACCTGGACCGGTACCGATCACACTCGTGAACACATTCCGGTGCTGGTGTATGGCCCGAAAGTGAAGCCGGGCTCGCTCGGTCACCGTGAAACCTTCGCGGACATCGGCCAGACTATCGCGAAATACTTTGGTACGTCTGACATGGAATATGGCAAGGCTATGTTCTGAATCATGTTGGGGGCGGTCTGATGCCCTCACCCCAGCCCTCTCCCACAGGGAGAGGGTGAAAAGAATAAACAATTTAAAAGGAACTGAAGATGGCAACTCCTCACATTAATGCAGAAATGGGTGATTTCGCTGACGTCGTATTGATGCCGGGCGACCCGCTGCGCGCGAAGCACATTGCAGAAACTTTCCTGGAAGACGTGCGTGAAGTGAACAACGTTCGCGGCATGCTGGGCTTCACCGGTACCTATAAAGGCCGCAAAATCTCCGTCATGGGTCACGGTATGGGTATCCCATCCTGCTCTATCTATACCAAAGAGTTGATCACCGACTTCGGCGTGAAGAAAATCATCCGCGTTGGCTCCTGCGGCGCGGTGCGCATGGACGTTAAGCTGCGCGACATCGTTATCGGTATGGGTGCCTGCACCGATTCCAAAGTTAACCGTATGCGTTTCAAAGATCATGACTTCGCGGCGATTGCTGACTTCGGCATGGTGCGTGACGCGGTTGACGCGGCCAAAGCGCTGGGGGTTGAAGCGCGAGTGGGTAACATCTTCTCTGCTGACCTGTTCTATGCACCGGACGGCGGCGAGATGTTCGACGTGATGGAGAAATACGGCATTCTGGGCGTGGAAATGGAAGCGGCGGGCATCTACGGCGTTGCGGCTGAGTTTGGTGCAAAAGCGCTGACCATCTGCACCGTGTCTGACCATATTCGTACCCACGAGCAGACCACTGCGGCCGAGCGTCAGACTACCTTCAACGACATGATCAAAATCGCGCTGGAATCTGTTCTGCTGGGCGATAAAGAGTAATTCTGTCTCTTCCCTCCCTCTCCCTGTGGGAGAGGGCCGGGATGAGGGCACCAAACCGTACCTAGCGTACCGCCTGTGCAATCCACGCCGACAGCTCCCGCAGCTCTTTTTCCTGCTCCGGGAAATCCCCCATCAACGCATCGCATTCCTGCTGCAGCATATCCGCCCGGTACAAACAGCCCTGCAGACGTGCCGCCAGCGCCTCTAGCGGTGCCGGATTCAGGCTATCGGTAAACACCTGCGTGCGGGTGATATGGCCTTTCTCCACGTCAAAATGCAGCTCCACGCCGCCCCAGGTGAAACGCTCGTCCAGCAGATGGGAAAACGCAGGAGCCTGACCGAAGTTCCACTCCCAGCTGCTCTGGCGGGCGAAGGTTTCGGCGAAGTTGGGCAGGTCCGGGATTTTGTCAGGAGAGATCACTTCCGCTTCCACGCGCTCGCCGTAGTGTTCAAAGAAAGCGTCACGGATCGCATCGCAAATCTGCTCGTGAGTAACGCCCGGCAGCAGCTCCACCAGATTTGCCACGCGTCCGCGCACGGAAGTAATCCCTTTAGCCTGGAGCTTTTTCTTATCAGGATTTAGGTAGTTAGCCAGACGGCTGAGATCGGCGTTCAGCAACAGGGTGCCGTGGTGGAAGCCGCGATCCATCGTTTCGCGGTAGGCGGAGCCGGAGACCTTCCGGTCGCCCTCCGGGGTTTTCACCACCAGATCGTTACGCCCGGAGGCTTCCGCCGTCACGCCAAGTGAATTCAGCGCGTTGAGGACAATTGAGGTGGAGATAGTTTTGTCGTATTCCGGTTTGCCCGCCATAAAGGTAAAACAGGTATTGCCCAGATCGTGAAACACCGCACCGCCGCCGCTGCTGCGGCGCGCGAGGCGGACGTTGTCCTCTTCCATACGCCGCGTATTGCACTCTTTCCACGGGTTTTGCGCGCGGCCGATGACCACCGTATCGGCATTACGCCAGAGGAACAGTACGCGCTGGGTAGCCGGCATCTGGCGGAAGATGCACTCTTCCACCGCGAGATTAAACCAGGGATCGTAAGAGTCAGAGATAAGCAGGCGTAACGTCGTCATGGCAGAGTTCCTTTTCCGAATCGTTCGCCTATTTTATCACTATTCTTTCTTCTCGCTCTCTTCGTCTTCGGGGACCGATCGGCTGGCGGTCAGCAGGAACGGGGATTGCTGCCAGCGCGAGCGCTTGCCGCGAAGCAGGGTACGCGCCAGCACAACGCCGATGGCGAGTGAAAGCAGCAGCATCAGGCGCAGAATATTGGTGGTATTATCGACCTGTTTGGCTTCAGTAGGCAGGGTGTGGGTATCAAGGGTCAGGCGCAGATAGCCCAGCGGGCCATTCTTCCCCTGAATAGGTTCAACGATCTGCTGGTTAAAGTAGCCCCCGGCCTTTTTCCCGTCCAGCGCCAGCCTGTCGCGCACGTCGACGTGCTCGCCCGCGCGGGCAATCAGGTTGCCTTGCTCATCATAGACGCCGGCATCAAGAATGCGGCTATTCTCCGTGAGCAGGCGTAAAACCTGGCCTATCCGCTTATCGTCCGGCGTATCGGTACGCATGGACGGCGCGACGTTGAGCGTCACCTGACGTGCCAGCGTGCGGGCCAGCTCTTCAAATTGCGGGTTGCGTTGCCGTTGATGGTTCTGGCTAAACCACGATGCCCCTTGCATCAGCACCACTAATAGTGCGAGACAGAAAAGGACAATCACGGCGCGATGGAGCCGGAATTTCAGTTTTGCGCGAGCCATATTCCACCTGCTGAAAATTTACGGCTTAATGTTGCCAGAAGTGATGGTTACAGGGTAGCCTCATGCGTTATTTTCCCTCTGCAACCTTCCGGCGCGAACGAAATTACAGGAGCTTTAATGCCGAACATTACCTGGTGTGACCTGCCAACGGATGTCTCTTTATGGCCAGGATTGCCGCTCTCTTTAAGTGGCGATGAGGTGATGCCTCTGGATTACCACGCCGGTCGTAGCGGCTGGCTCCTCTACGGACGCGGTCTGGATAAGCAACGCCTGACCCAGTATCAAAGCAAGCTGGGTGCGGCGATGGTCATCGTCGCCGCCTGGTGCGTGGAAGACTACCAGGTCATTCGCCTGGCGGGATCCCTGACGCAGCGCGCAACGCGTCTGGCGCATGACGCCGGGCTGGACGTCGCGCCGCTGGGTAAAATTCCGCACCTGAAAACCCCGGGGCTGCTGGTGATGGACATGGACTCTACCGCCATTCAGATCGAGTGTATCGACGAGATTGCAAAGCTGGCGGGCAGCGGCGAGCTGGTGGCGGAAGTCACCGAGCGTGCGATGCGCGGCGAGCTGGACTTCACCGCCAGCCTGCGGCAGCGCGTGGCGACCCTGAAAGGGGCTGATGCCAACATTCTGCGCCAGGTGCGCGACGTGCTGCCGCTGATGCCTGGGCTGACGCAGCTGGTCCTGAAGC from Enterobacter sp. JBIWA008 carries:
- the deoB gene encoding phosphopentomutase; amino-acid sequence: MKRAFIMVLDSFGIGATEDAERFGDVGSDTMGHIAEACAKGEADNGRKGPLTLPNLTRLGLVKAHEGSTGKIAAGMDGNAEVVGAYAWAHELSSGKDTPSGHWEIAGVPVLFDWGYFSDHENSFPQELLDKLVKRANLPGYLGNCHSSGTVILDELGEEHMKTGKPIFYTSADSVFQIACHEETFGLDKLYELCEIAREELTEGGYNIGRVIARPFIGDKAGNFQRTGNRHDLAVEPPAPTVLQKLVEEKDGHVVSVGKIADIYANCGITKKVKATGLDALFDATIKEMKEAGDKTIVFTNFVDFDSSWGHRRDVAGYAAGLELFDRRLPELMELVGEDDILILTADHGCDPTWTGTDHTREHIPVLVYGPKVKPGSLGHRETFADIGQTIAKYFGTSDMEYGKAMF
- the deoD gene encoding purine-nucleoside phosphorylase, with product MATPHINAEMGDFADVVLMPGDPLRAKHIAETFLEDVREVNNVRGMLGFTGTYKGRKISVMGHGMGIPSCSIYTKELITDFGVKKIIRVGSCGAVRMDVKLRDIVIGMGACTDSKVNRMRFKDHDFAAIADFGMVRDAVDAAKALGVEARVGNIFSADLFYAPDGGEMFDVMEKYGILGVEMEAAGIYGVAAEFGAKALTICTVSDHIRTHEQTTAAERQTTFNDMIKIALESVLLGDKE
- the lplA gene encoding lipoate--protein ligase LplA, encoding MTTLRLLISDSYDPWFNLAVEECIFRQMPATQRVLFLWRNADTVVIGRAQNPWKECNTRRMEEDNVRLARRSSGGGAVFHDLGNTCFTFMAGKPEYDKTISTSIVLNALNSLGVTAEASGRNDLVVKTPEGDRKVSGSAYRETMDRGFHHGTLLLNADLSRLANYLNPDKKKLQAKGITSVRGRVANLVELLPGVTHEQICDAIRDAFFEHYGERVEAEVISPDKIPDLPNFAETFARQSSWEWNFGQAPAFSHLLDERFTWGGVELHFDVEKGHITRTQVFTDSLNPAPLEALAARLQGCLYRADMLQQECDALMGDFPEQEKELRELSAWIAQAVR
- a CDS encoding YtjB family periplasmic protein: MARAKLKFRLHRAVIVLFCLALLVVLMQGASWFSQNHQRQRNPQFEELARTLARQVTLNVAPSMRTDTPDDKRIGQVLRLLTENSRILDAGVYDEQGNLIARAGEHVDVRDRLALDGKKAGGYFNQQIVEPIQGKNGPLGYLRLTLDTHTLPTEAKQVDNTTNILRLMLLLSLAIGVVLARTLLRGKRSRWQQSPFLLTASRSVPEDEESEKKE
- the serB gene encoding phosphoserine phosphatase, with amino-acid sequence MPNITWCDLPTDVSLWPGLPLSLSGDEVMPLDYHAGRSGWLLYGRGLDKQRLTQYQSKLGAAMVIVAAWCVEDYQVIRLAGSLTQRATRLAHDAGLDVAPLGKIPHLKTPGLLVMDMDSTAIQIECIDEIAKLAGSGELVAEVTERAMRGELDFTASLRQRVATLKGADANILRQVRDVLPLMPGLTQLVLKLQSLGWKVAIASGGFTFFADYLREKLHLTTVVANELEIMDGKLTGQVIGDIVDAQYKANTLTRLAEKYEIPVVQTVAIGDGANDLPMIKAAGLGIAYHAKPKVNEKTEVTIRHADLMGVFCILSGSLNQK